The Glycine soja cultivar W05 chromosome 19, ASM419377v2, whole genome shotgun sequence genomic sequence CAATAAGCCTAAATGGGCCTACACATAATATtatgtattattaatttattatataaatagacCAACCTTTCAAGCccaatagatttttttaaaagcttaaAGTCTgacatttttagttaaaaagacattttaaaaagCCTATGCCTAGCCTTTATAATAAATAGGCCAGGTTAGACCTTTCGCTGGTTAGGCCGCAAGCCCCCGATGAACCATCTGATCTTTTTCCACCCCTAATGGTATAAGAAAAGTAAAGGTAGTGGTATTTCAAATTGGAGAGGACGTGCCACTTAATTCTCATATTAAATGTTCCAAAAAACACATCTTTAGAGACAACATACACCTACTAAAGTTGCCTATAAATAGAAGAAGTCTCAAAGAGAATAAGTTACAAACCTACgcgttaagatttcaaatttgttgttccctcttttctaagttttctgtttGAGATTTCAAAAGTTTATAGCTCTTGAAATGAGTTATATATCTTGAAATAATAGATTAAGTGCTTCATTTGTATAATCATCTTTGAGACGTTAAGAACTAGTCACTCAGCAAATAAacttcaacaaatttattttatttgtttaagagCCAAAAGTGACTTGGTAAGTAAAGAATATGTGTGTTGTAAAACTTAGGTATAAGTTGTTTTTAAGAATCAAACgtaacaagaaaaaatattagtaacttTAAAAGTTAGAGAAACTTGATGGGTTGTCAAGAATTAAACATAATCTCAATGATGAgacaaaccagtataaaactctttgtGTCTTATATttctattgtttttgttttaattgacaaagagtttgaatttaattttgatttctaaaatgtattttaacaTGATCTGACAATATCGTCTGATTGtatttttttgggaaaatttttattttctgttgatAAAACTCTATTAGGCGATAGATTTTCAAAAGGCTTATCAAAATTTCTAAATCACAATTAAACTCTTGGTATGATTTTTACCTTTACatcctttctcttttttattaagCGTGTACTTTCTTAATTTTTGGCCCTTGCGTGTCTAATTAAAGAAGAGCTAAGATAGTCGAGGTCACATTAGCTAGGACGTTTTGCACAGTAGTTAGCATTACCAGGACAAATTCATCGCCCCCAAGTCTTCGAGAAACTGAAGGTAAAGGAATTATACTTGGACATGTTTTGAAAACTTTATGCCAATAGATTTTAGACCTATATCATGTGTATTTATGGGTTtgataattaacataattatgtATTGCTCGAGATTATTTGAGGCATATATCTTAACATTAACATTGAAttataaaaagatatatataattatttttttattagtaaaaattaaatacagatacggaaaaatttataacaattcttgcacatttattattataaatatatatttttagtttttgttcatatttgctGATAGCTGTGATGAAGCATCAAATGAACCCACATAagtaatatgttttaaaagAGTTAATTATCATGGGATCtcataaaaagtaaatatatatatatatatatatatatatatatatatatatatatatatatatatatatatatatatattaaggtcTAACTTGTTAATTGGGTAAAAGATGTGAATGTTATAAATCTCCTCATactgtgtttggataaaaaaaaaactcttcaatatatcttcattcttttttataaatttataaaagaaataattttattatggcACGCAtaacaaattttatctttataaaattacaaaaaaatattaccaatgatagtttacaagaaaaattagttaataatacTTATAAATTTAGCTTATTGCAGATCTCATGCCCTCCATCTTCAACATTTCTAGCAAGAAATCACTCCATGTGTCTATGGGTCCTGGCAGGCACCAATGCACACAATCATTATATAATGTTACGTTCTCTTGTGGCCAATGTCCATATCTACTTGGATGACCATCTGGTCTCAATAACATTGCTTGTGTGGTGTCAAGTAACTTCAATTTCAAACCCTTCTTTCTACCTTCCTTTTCAGCTTTCTTGAATTCCTCCAATTGGATCATATATAGCTCCAAATTAGTGCTCTCTAATCTTGTCTCATTGCTCCTAAACGGCTTAGTTCTGACACAATTCCCACCTTGATTCCATTTTCCATTCTCAAAATGAGATGGTGCAAATGTTCTAAGGAATACTATTCCCTTGAAATTTTCTAAACTATCGATAGCTTTGAATGCAGTCCTAAAAGCCTTTCTATAGCCATAGAACATGGTTAAATCTGGGACATTTTCTAAGAGGCAATAGTGACATCCAACAATTTTTTGCTTCTCATAGAACACCATTGGTCGGTAGAACCAATGCCCTCCATCAAGAATGATATAGTCAAATTCTTCAATTTGGGTTGTCCATTTCTCATCAAACTCATCAAGATAAAGGTTAAAAAGGCCAGTGTTGCTTGGACCATGTGAATCAGCCATTTTGGATCTTACCAAATGGGGTGTCCAAAAGGTGGCCATGGTAAAGTTATAACTTGGGTACTTCCATCGCTTAAAATATTCATCGGTAGTGTATGATACATCTATTGGCCATTCCACCTGAAAAgttaagaaaactaaaacttaacaatttatcaatgcaaaaatgaaaaagaaaagcttgTCTATATATAAAGGAGATAAATTAACTGCATATCCATAACCAAAAGTTTGAAATCTAGCTTACTTGTTGGACAGAAATAGAGAGATCtcaaagcaagaaaaaaaaataagatgttaAAATTCTTCCAATACTTTGGTTACCCTGTTTccaaaatattaattgtatCTGATTGCACAACTTTTTACCAAATTTATAtaggttaattaataattttcacaaAAGAATTATACTAGTATACAGTTAAAATGAGATTGAGCCCTTTATTAATTATCTTggtattagaaaattaattccttaattactttccaataaaaaaacatttcaatGTAAATATAcaaccaaaattaatttaaacatatttcttaattatgtttgattgttcaaaattaattttattaaaactaattCTACCTAATCTTTAAATAAACGAGAGTCCTGAAATTCTAAAAGCTTCAAGACAAATCCAAacatataatttactttaactatgcttttaattaattaagtaatacTACTATTTCATTTGATCTTTACAAAGATAGGGGCAAACGAACAAGAGAGAGCACCCTAAATTTCAATTTCCCCCAAAGGCATGCTTAATTATTTAACCTGATATTTCTATAATTGGAGCCTCTCTGTCTATTTATATGCTATCTATGTACTATGTACTGATTTTAAATCTTCTAAAAATAGCCCAAAGGGCCCCCAAACATTCCACATAGTTGATTTTTTTGTAAGTAACATGACTCTTAGAATCATTGCAATTCGAGCCAAACTTTTCTGGTCCCCATTATGGTGCATGTTACAAACTCGAAGGATCCAGCCCATAGATaactatatttttgtttgttaatgAAAAGAGAATTTGACAGCTAACATTACGATATGTATTTAGTTTTAGGAAAATACAAAAAGTATAACTCATTTTGGATGGGTTGGGCggaaggaaaaaagaatttaataaatataataataagtaatgtGATGAGAAAGtgacagataaaaaaaatgatataaaatgagatcaaaaagaaaataggtatatatttataataccttttaattttaattcacttTTCACAATACTGTCATGTactccttttattttaaaaataattgtcgTTTTGGAGTGCTatcacaaaaattaaagaaatcaataaaatttctaaaatttagGAAAAAGTTAATGATAAGATTAAATTATCCTTTACTTAGAACTATATattcttaatattatatttccTAGAAGGAGAATGAAAACCTAATTTTACTACTatcaagataaaataaaatattagaataaaattgaaaaaaagtatctttatattagaaaataacaaaatttagacAATCTTCATATGATGGGCTAGCTGAACCGATATAATTGCTTTATAAAAGAGGGAATCATTATAcgttataaaaaaagtttgattCTCTCTATCATTTTAAAACATCATCAATTCATTGCAACATACAATTAGGTGACATGCTCATACACactcattcattttttattttttttgtgaatcaCTCATTCAATTTCTTAGCATAATTATCTACTTAAATAATTTAAGGGCACCCATCAAGTTTTGTCATCTTGGATTCCGCAAGCAATTATTCGTTTTTCACATACAAACAGCAACTTAGGCCCAAAGGATTTGTTAGTTGGATTTGTCAAGTAACAATTCTTGGTTAttgtacaaaatgaaaataataataagactattagattatatttaaataatcaaaattaaaagataaatatacttgatttttttaaaatgatcatGTAATGATTTAACcactaactaatttttaattaatgctgACTATTCATGTATAATTGTATGTCTTCAATTAATTTatagtaatattttataaattaaaaaaataattctcatttgatattatttcaaatatttataatcttAGCGACTCAAGTCTAAATCAAGTTGTGATAATATTAGCCAACCTACTACTACTAATAATAATTGTAGTAGTAATAGAGGTGAAAGGCAATTTATGAGAGCTTCCTGGCAGTAATAGTGATATTTAtgacaataattaatatttaggaggatattttaataaaaaaaaattcagttaaaaAACTAGTACAATAAATAAGCTAACAAATCAAATTGAGTTATGTAACTTGTTGCACATTTACAACAATAAATTCAGTGTTCTAGACGAAACTAGTCTCACATGCCAAAAGAGAGAAGTATCACCGAGACAGAGGAATAATaaaggtataatttttttttgtcaaaatcttTCTGCAGATTTTGACTAATTTAaagtttgataaataaatatataaaatctgatttaaaattatttttatcaaaaataaaatagtaacggaAGCAAATCAAAGAAACCTACAAtaggcatatatatatatgcagtgacattttgttttttcctttgtGTATATCTTCTAATTGTGACGTCTCAACCAGTTCTATAAGTGGGCTTTGTTAGGACTCAACAATTAGTTGTAGACTTAAGAGCTGGATTAGGTGACATGATTGACCTCTCCATTATATTAATGTCGTCTATACATAAGAGGTTAATTAAATGTACCGACAGAGCAGTTTATGAATAAGTTAACACATTGTAATTTTAGAAGAAACTTTGTATAGTTTTTAggattaaatgtttttaatctttgtgaatagaataattttacttttagttattcacaaatattttgttcctttttaatcTCTCTTTTATAGAACTATATATGTCATACATAGCTTCTATCATTGTAAATAGAAAGGTCAAaaggaaattgttttctttttttaaagaaaaagaactaaatataatatatttgtacAAATAAAGGATTAAAAAGAGATGGTGTATGTTTAGCAGCTAAAAAGAATCTtctcttaattaaaaaactaa encodes the following:
- the LOC114400343 gene encoding protein trichome birefringence-like 19, with product MKFQDYEPPSSPKHMIPKVTLLAILVILIFAITPLWYPLLSYSTSHLKINKNNIPSSSSHDQGQEENLPSTYVEKCDIFSGEWVPNPKAPYYTNKTCWAIHEHQNCIKYGRPDSEFMKWRWKPSECELPIFNPFQFLEIVKGKSMAFVGDSVGRNQMQSMICLLSRVEWPIDVSYTTDEYFKRWKYPSYNFTMATFWTPHLVRSKMADSHGPSNTGLFNLYLDEFDEKWTTQIEEFDYIILDGGHWFYRPMVFYEKQKIVGCHYCLLENVPDLTMFYGYRKAFRTAFKAIDSLENFKGIVFLRTFAPSHFENGKWNQGGNCVRTKPFRSNETRLESTNLELYMIQLEEFKKAEKEGRKKGLKLKLLDTTQAMLLRPDGHPSRYGHWPQENVTLYNDCVHWCLPGPIDTWSDFLLEMLKMEGMRSAIS